A section of the Clostridium felsineum DSM 794 genome encodes:
- a CDS encoding IS256 family transposase produces MNEGKRNIISALIDEYDIQSAEDIQEALKDLLGGTIQSMLEGEMDEHLGYEPYERAETTNSRNGKKQKRIRSKYGEMNIDVPQDRESSFEPKIVQKHQKDISGIEEKIISMYAKGLSTRQISEQIEDIYGFEVSEGMVSNITNKLLPEIEAWQHRPLSTVYPIVFIDAVHFSVRENNVIRKLAAYIILGINNEGRKEVLSINIGENESSKYWLSALNELKNRGVQDILILCADGLTGIKESISVAFPNTEYQRCIVHQVRNTLKYVSDKDKKEFAKDLKTIYHAPSEEIAYKQLEEITGKWEKHYPNSMKSWKSNWDAISPIFKFSADVRKVIYTTNAIESLNSTYRRLNRQRTVFPSDTSLLKALYLATFEATKKWRLPLRNWGKVYGELSIMYEGRLTE; encoded by the coding sequence ATGAATGAAGGAAAAAGAAATATTATATCAGCTCTTATAGACGAGTATGATATTCAGTCAGCTGAGGATATTCAGGAAGCTTTAAAAGATCTATTAGGTGGAACTATTCAATCTATGCTTGAAGGTGAAATGGACGAGCATTTAGGCTATGAACCATATGAACGAGCCGAAACTACAAACTCAAGAAATGGGAAAAAACAAAAAAGAATTCGAAGCAAATATGGTGAGATGAATATAGATGTACCACAGGATAGAGAAAGTTCTTTTGAACCTAAAATAGTACAAAAACACCAGAAAGATATTTCTGGTATAGAAGAAAAAATTATTTCTATGTATGCTAAAGGATTAAGTACCAGACAAATTTCAGAACAAATTGAAGATATATATGGGTTTGAAGTTAGTGAAGGAATGGTTTCAAATATAACCAATAAACTTCTTCCTGAAATAGAAGCATGGCAACATAGACCTTTATCTACAGTATATCCAATTGTTTTCATTGATGCAGTTCATTTTTCCGTAAGGGAAAATAACGTTATACGTAAGCTTGCAGCTTACATTATTCTTGGTATAAATAATGAAGGCAGAAAAGAAGTACTTTCTATAAATATTGGAGAAAATGAAAGCAGTAAATATTGGCTTAGTGCTCTCAATGAATTAAAAAATAGAGGTGTTCAAGATATCCTTATCCTTTGTGCAGATGGTCTTACAGGGATAAAGGAATCTATATCAGTAGCTTTTCCAAATACTGAATATCAACGTTGTATAGTTCATCAAGTAAGAAATACATTAAAGTATGTTTCTGATAAAGATAAAAAAGAATTTGCAAAAGATTTAAAAACTATATATCATGCACCTTCTGAGGAAATTGCATATAAGCAATTAGAAGAAATCACTGGAAAATGGGAAAAACATTATCCTAACTCAATGAAAAGCTGGAAATCAAATTGGGATGCTATTAGCCCTATTTTTAAGTTCTCTGCTGATGTAAGAAAAGTTATTTATACTACAAATGCAATCGAAAGTCTCAACAGCACATATCGTAGATTAAATAGACAAAGAACTGTATTTCCAAGCGATACATCACTTTTAAAAGCTTTATACCTTGCTACTTTTGAAGCTACAAAAAAATGGCGTTTGCCACTAAGAAATTGGGGTAAAGTGTACGGTGAATTATCCATTATGTATGAAGGACGACTTACTGAATAA